One part of the Eucalyptus grandis isolate ANBG69807.140 chromosome 10, ASM1654582v1, whole genome shotgun sequence genome encodes these proteins:
- the LOC104421468 gene encoding ABC transporter G family member 23 — translation MATTSCFLHRQRALEDDQVVLFSTSNSPDESTSPSSSSFSHSPPCRPPPRSPSEPARHDVTVKDLSYRVQPQGSLAAPWSFGLLRNPKPVSILNSVSFAARSGEILAVVGPSGTGKSTLIRVLAGRVKDQQFDPKCISINHDQVTSPAQLRGTCGFVAQEDNLIPLLTVKETLMYSAKFRLRGMSQKKREERVEGLVQELGLTHAADTFVGDEENRGISGGERKRVSIGVDMIHDPPILLLDEPTSGLDSKSALQVIELLSSMAKAHQRTIIISIHQPSYRILGFISNYLILYRGSVVHSGSIELLEERIAKLGLQVPLQLNTLEFAMEILSPLETTYCQGHSPALLDKETLPYSYPMWPGVETRRVREKSNEKQAHNHYLLDFSEIVFLCSRFWKIIYRTKQLLLARTMQAVVGGFGLGSVYVNMRKNEGGVTERLGLFAFSLSFLLSSTVEALPIYLQERRVLMKESSRGAYRISSYMVANTIVFLPFLFAVAFLFAVPVYWIVGLNPSIGAFAFFTFIVWVIVLMASSLVLFLSAVSPDFISGNSLICTVLGAFFLFSGYFIPKESIPKYWLFMYYVSLYRYPLDALLTNEYWSMRSKCFSRHNQDDRCLLTGEDVLKSRGLDKDTRWINVGIMFGFFVLYRVLCWLILVRRALKTTK, via the coding sequence ATGGCCACTACTAGCTGCTTCCTCCACCGGCAGAGAGCCCTCGAGGACGACCAAGTCGTCCTCTTCTCCACCTCGAATTCGCCAGACGAGTCGACCAgcccttcctcctcttccttctcacACTCGCCGCCCTGCCGGCCCCCTCCTCGGAGCCCGTCCGAGCCGGCTCGCCATGACGTGACGGTCAAGGACCTCTCTTATCGTGTCCAGCCGCAGGGTTCCCTAGCCGCTCCCTGGTCCTTCGGCCTGCTTCGCAATCCCAAGCCCGTTAGCATACTGAATTCGGTGTCATTTGCAGCCAGGAGCGGCGAGATCCTGGCTGTCGTGGGCCCGAGCGGCACGGGGAAGTCCACCCTCATTCGGGTCCTGGCGGGACGGGTGAAAGATCAGCAATTTGACCCGAAGTGCATCTCCATCAATCACGACCAAGTGACTAGCCCCGCTCAGCTGAGAGGGACATGTGGCTTTGTGGCTCAGGAAGATAATCTGATTCCTCTTCTCACTGTGAAGGAGACTCTGATGTATAGTGCCAAGTTCAGGCTCAGAGGAATGagccaaaagaagagagaggagagggttGAGGGCTTGGTGCAGGAGCTCGGGCTGACCCACGCGGCGGACACTTTTGTCGGGGACGAAGAGAACAGGGGGATATCGGGCGGGGAGAGGAAACGGGTCTCGATCGGAGTTGACATGATCCACGACCCACCGATCCTGCTCTTGGATGAGCCGACTTCGGGCCTAGACAGCAAGTCGGCGCTCCAGGTGATTGAATTGCTATCCTCGATGGCAAAAGCCCACCAGAGGACCATCATCATATCCATCCACCAACCCAGCTATCGGATTCTAGGATTCATCTCCAACTACCTGATTCTCTATCGCGGGTCAGTTGTCCATAGTGGCAGCATTGAATTGCTCGAGGAGAGGATTGCTAAGCTAGGACTTCAGGTGCCGCTCCAATTGAACACGCTAGAGTTTGCGATGGAGATTCTAAGTCCATTGGAAACAACTTATTGCCAGGGCCATTCACCAGCCTTATTAGACAAGGAAACCCTGCCATACTCCTATCCGATGTGGCCAGGAGTCGAAACTAGACGGGTTCGAGAAAAAAGCAACGAGAAACAGGCGCACAATCACTATCTTCTCGATTTCTCTGAGATAGTCTTCCTCTGCTCAAGGTTTTGGAAGATCATATACCGAACCAAGCAACTCCTATTGGCAAGGACAATGCAGGCCGTCGTCGGGGGTTTCGGCCTAGGAAGCGTATACGTAAACATGAGAAAGAACGAAGGAGGGGTCACGGAGAGGCTAGGACTCTTTGCGTTCAGCCTGAGCTTCCTGCTGTCGTCCACAGTTGAGGCCCTGCCGATTTACCTCCAAGAACGGCGCGTCCTGATGAAGGAGTCGTCGAGAGGAGCTTACAGGATTTCCTCCTACATGGTTGCCAACACCATTGTGttccttcctttcttgtttGCTGTGGCTTTTCTCTTCGCTGTGCCTGTTTACTGGATCGTTGGGCTCAATCCATCAATCGGCGCATTTGCATTCTTCACATTCATCGTCTGGGTCATTGTCCTGATGGCCAGCTCTCTGGTGCTTTTCCTGAGTGCCGTGTCGCCGGACTTCATTTCCGGGAACTCACTGATCTGCACTGTCCTGGGAGCATTTTTCCTGTTCTCAGGATACTTCATCCCTAAAGAGAGCATCCCGAAGTATTGGCTCTTCATGTACTATGTCTCACTGTATCGGTACCCCCTGGATGCGCTTCTCACGAATGAGTACTGGAGCATGAGAAGTAAGTGCTTCTCTCGGCACAATCAGGATGACAGGTGCTTGCTCACTGGTGAAGATGTGTTAAAGAGCAGAGGACTCGATAAGGACACCAGATGGATCAATGTGGGGATCATGTTCGGCTTCTTCGTGCTCTACCGCGTGCTTTGCTGGTTAATTCTTGTCCGAAGGGCTTTGAAAACTACGAAATGA
- the LOC104423471 gene encoding protein LATERAL ROOT PRIMORDIUM 1 yields the protein MGMVGLRDVFVVAPATSFHHPTSHHHHHHHHHNDQVIADSSNGSNNSAATALGMGVGVGVIPLLTAGPCLGPPQNAAEGDNGNLTARGGGRAGAAAEFQLWQNQQSSHHYLKKSAPILDHGNSGALIQSGGGGGIGASSSSTATCQDCGNQAKKDCSYRRCRTCCKSRGFDCATHVKSTWVPASRRRERQLMTSTTTAGGTGGSVSTSGAKKPRLVGSQTTTTSHTSTSNTTPPRSFDTSSSRQDASFKESLPGQVRAPAVFKCVRVTSVDDEEDEYAYQAVVKIGGHVFKGFLYDRGVEEREDIMNLSDLHLGGGGGGDRNGASSSSPIMDPSDVYASGGGLLGGSSYGNPIN from the exons ATGGGCATGGTCGGTCTCCGCGACGTCTTCGTCGTCGCGCCGGCCACCTCCTTCCACCACCCCAcgagccaccaccaccaccaccaccaccaccacaacgACCAGGTCATCGCGGACTCCTCGAACGGCTCCAACAACTCGGCCGCTACTGCACTCGGTATGGGCGTCGGCGTGGGAGTCATCCCCCTCCTCACCGCCGGCCCGTGCCTCGGCCCTCCTCAAAACGCGGCCGAGGGCGACAACGGTAATTTGACGGCCCGGGGCGGCGGCAGAGCGGGCGCTGCGGCTGAATTCCAGCTGTGGCAGAACCAGCAATCTTCCCATCATTACTTGAAGAAATCGGCTCCGATCCTCGACCATGGCAACTCCGGTGCTTTAATTCAAAGCGGCGGGGGCGGAGGGATCGGCGCGAGCTCTAGCAGCACAGCGACGTGCCAAGACTGCGGGAATCAGGCCAAGAAAGACTGCAGCTACCGGAGATGCAGGACTTGTTGCAAAAGCCGGGGTTTCGATTGCGCCACGCACGTGAAGAGCACGTGGGTGCCCGCCTCAAGGCGGCGGGAGCGCCAGCTCATGACCAGTACCACCACGGCTGGCGGGACCGGCGGTTCTGTGTCCACTTCTGGAGCCAAGAAGCCGAGGCTCGTCGGCTCTCAGACGACCACCACTTCCCACACTTCGACCTCCAACACCACGCCGCCGAGGAGCTTCGACACGAGCTCGAGCCGCCAAG ATGCGAGCTTCAAGGAGTCGTTGCCGGGGCAGGTGCGCGCGCCGGCAGTCTTCAAGTGCGTGCGGGTGACGTCGGTGGACGACGAGGAGGACGAGTACGCTTACCAGGCGGTGGTGAAGATCGGTGGTCACGTATTCAAAGGGTTCTTGTATGACCGAGGCGTCGAGGAGAGAGAAGACATTATGAACTTGTCGGATCTGCATTtgggcggcggaggcggcggagatAGGAACGGGGCCTCGTCGTCGTCTCCGATCATGGATCCTTCGGATGTTTACGCTTCTGGGGGTGGATTGCTTGGAGGCTCAAGCTATGGTAACCCAATAAATTGA